GACACCCCTTTCCTGAAACACTTCTGAACAGAACCTCAGACAAAAACAGATCAAAACAAAGCTCCAAGTGGAAGACCCAATAGTTGGATGGTAATTTCCCTATCCTGCAACCAAGCAAAGAAACTAACTTATCCATGTTCACCACGTTACCACTGCGATGATCTCATTTTCCCAGATAAACTTTAAGGTAGATTGCCTTAAAGGAAAGAGGAATTAACCTCAAACACAATAAATGGCGATATTTTGCCTTGCAGAAACTGTGTAATTTCGATTCCCTCCCCATTCTAAAATACGATTTGTCACAAGTTTATGCAAGGAACATTTTTGTTGTCTTTTGCATCATGCTGCCTATGGCTTTTGGTCACTGATGCCCATAAACCTTCCTAAGACATGTGTACTCCTTTGCAATTGGTTCTAGATCTATTTAACCTTGCTTCCTTTTTGGATCAGGCTTTATGGCAATTCTTCTTTCTTGCAATTGACTCCTTTATCCTCTGATAAAGTAATGTAGACATTTATCTTCAACACAATATGAGTGGTATTGAACTTAGTGGAAGATGAGGATTCTGACATGGTTCCATTGTTCCCAAAACTATTCTATGCTAAAATTCCTTAACTGCTAAGCACCATGCAGATAGCTGAGTAGGGGTGATATTTTTCTCCAAGAATAGTGTATTGATCATGACCCCTGCTCACTGACAAGTCTTCTCAATCTTCTAATAATGCCTTCTGATGACCTTTAGTTCATTGGTACCCTCAGGGCTTCAGCGAAATTTGTGGGAGATGCTTGTCAGACTAGTTATTGTTGCATGGAAAGTACCTAaagattgtttgataatgtTGTATGATGCTCTAGCTGCTGTTTGTACCCATGAGAATGATCATCAATGGTTATCTGACTTATTGGGTACCCACAAGAACATCTTGCTTTTACTGGCTAAAGTTTCAACTAAAAAGATGAAATGATTTTCTATTGCCTCAATTGAAGTAATGGGCCCCCCAATATCCGGAGGTTCATTATCTCAAATACTCCCATAGTTTATTGAATGGATCTCTTAGTTGTTGAGAGGGCTTCTGAAAGGCGGTTTATGGTGGTGTACATTGTAAAGCTTACAATTAAACCAGATATATAGATGGTGACTGGGGTTGCTATTTCATTATCATATAATTTGAAGACCAAAATGGATCTATGATAAGATgtttatttacaaaatcaaacTGATATTTTCTGGGTGTGTTCTTCGTTATGAATTACAATTAAAACTCCCTTGGTGGCATATTTTTGCAGGTTGTTGCTCTGAAATCAGTCTCTCAGCTCAAGTTTAACACTAAGATTCTTCAGGTACTTTCCTTGCTTACAtgatagagagaaaaaaagataaTCATTGTTTGCTTCAGTTTGAACAATAAACTTTCAAGATTAGCTCTCATTAATTACTATCACCATGTAGGAGTCGATGGTTGAGCTGATAAATGCAAATCCCAAGGCTGGGTGGAAAGCTGCCATGAATCCTCGTTTCTCCAATTACTCTGTGAGTCTACTGGCAGGATCTTGTTCATATTAGAtctttcatttttcctaatTGAGCAATGTAAAATATTCAGTTATAGGGCCAGCATTTTAGTTGCTAAGTCCTTTTTTTTTGGCTGCACAGGTTGGCCAATTTATGCACCTTCTTGGAGTCAAACCAACACTTCAGAAGGATTTGGAGGGTATTCCTGTCATAACTCATCCAAAAACTTTAAAGCTTCCAAAACATTTTGATGCAAGAACAGCTTGGCCTCAATGTAGCACCATCGGGAAAATTCTTGGTCGGTTGCTTGATTCTTTTTCCTcctattttgatgatttttttgttttggatgtACTGATGCCCTCTATTTTTCATATCACATGCTGGTTCCATTCTACATCAAAGATCAGGTAACTTGGTTTGCATTTTATTTAGCGTTGTCCCTATATAAATGAATGAGGAATTCTCagaaatttgggttttttttttttttttttttttttaaatcagggTCATTGTGGCTCTTGTTGGGCTTTTGGTGCTGTTGAATCGCTGTCAGATCGTTTTTGTATCCATTTTGGCATGGTATCTTGTATTTGTTATGAATGACAAACTTGACACTTTTTCTTACCATTCTAGTCATATTGATCCCTATATGTTTTATTGCAGAATATTTCTCTCTCTGTAAATGATCTCTTAGCATGCTGTGGCTTTTTGTGTGGAAGTGGTTGTGATGGGGGTTATCCTCTTTATGCGTGGCGATATTTTATTCACCATGGTGTTGTCACTGAGGaggttattttcttttttcagccTATTACAATTATTCATTAGTCATTCCGGCACCTTTTTCTTATTGCAAATAATTCTTCTTGCACTCTATGTTATATGGTCTAAAATTCTAGTGTTCTTCCTCAAGGTTATTCTCAAAAGTGCATCCTATGTTATGTTCTGATATTTCAATTTAAGACTTGCTTTTATTCCAGTAGCTTCATACACACAGGTATGCTAATGCTGAATGATGTTTACTTGGCAGTGTGACCCATACTTCGATGCTACTGGCTGTTCTCACCCTGGTTGTGAACCTGGATATCCCACCCCAAAGTGTGTGAGGAAGTGCACTGATGAAAACCAACTGTGGAGAAAGGCAAAGCGTTATGGTCAAAGTGCATATAGAATCAGTTCTGATCCCTACCATATTATGGCAGAAGTGTACAAGAATGGACCTGTTGAGGTTGCCTTCACTGTTTATGAGGTAAAAGAAAGCACCTGTTCTGCGTTATTGTTATGAATTTGATGCAGCTAATGAGCATATCTTCTGTCACATGACCAATTTGGCACGCTAAGACTATGGTCCACACCTAAACATTTCATTTATCTATGGTCCACATTTTCATTCGCTTATACTGTTTTCTGCAAATTACATGTGGTTATTATGTATATTCTCTTAACAATTTTCGTAAAGttgctcattattttgtttatagcATAACCTATACTTGATGGTTTTTGTTCACAGGATTTTGCTCATTACGAGTCAGGAGTTTACAGATACACCACAGGCGATGTCATGGGAGGTCATGCCGTTAAGCTGATAGGTTGGGGAACCACCGATGATGGGGAGGATTATTGGGTATCTCTCTACCTGTTCCTATTTATCATATTCTATAACCATAGATTTTGTTTTGGttctatttatcatcttttataACCTTAGATTTTGTCTAAGATAATTTCTTGATTATGTATTCTTTGTTGCAGATTCTTGCAAACCAGTGGAACAGAAACTGGGGCCATGTAAGATTCTATACAATTCCCCCTTGAATTACTGTCTCAAGAAGTTTGTCTCGACTCTTAACACTACATCATTTTGAATGGCAGGACGGTTACTTCATGATCCGAAGAGGAGTAAATGAGTGTGGCATCGAAGAGGGCGTGGTTGCTGGTTTGCCTTCTTCCAAAAACTTGATGATTGGAGACTTTGAAAGTGTGGATGCTGATCGCCATGTCTCAATTTGAGGAGTTATTATTCTAAATGCTGATAGTGTTACAAGCTGAAACTTTAATATCTTAATCGGGCTGTGCTGTTTGTATATGAAAAGATGGAAAGAATCCCTCATAAATTcatgaattattataaatatggaatgaatttgaaacttatgtgttttatatggaaaaaaaggaaaaaaaagggagaaaatctATAGCAATATTTATTCTTGGCTGGCCTGGCTGGCGGGGCGCGgctttgatgaaaattttggatagTAGGAATCTTGATTACTGTTCAGGCATCGCCCCATGATGATAAATAAAAGGTTGTTGGAGAGGAAGAGGAACATCATAAGTATGGGACTGTACAATAATTctgtaaatataaaaatacctttaatgatgaaaatgagaatgttTTCTATACTTctgataattttaaaacattattattgTCTTTTAAGGCATGAAAAGCATTTTTTCAAATGACTTAATCAAATTCCCATGTGGGGGAATAATGCTATTGGATATCCTAAGTTCCCACTTCTCAGACGATTGAAAGAAATATTCAGAAATAGGGAGCTCcacaggtttttttttttccatccacAGCGCCTAATTTATCCTTATATTTCTAGTTTCTTCACCCCAGGATTAATAGGTGGCGGCTTCTCATCTGCGGTTGTGCATCGGGCTGCCAGTGGGAGGAATAGATTATCCATCCACAGCACACGCTTTGCACGTTGCTCTGCGTGAAaccgaaaaagaaaaagaaaaagaaaaagaaaaaaaagagaagaaccGAAAATCCCCAATTGGAAGAACAAAAGTAAGGGAAAAAGGAAGGGCTGTATCACAC
Above is a genomic segment from Vitis riparia cultivar Riparia Gloire de Montpellier isolate 1030 chromosome 7, EGFV_Vit.rip_1.0, whole genome shotgun sequence containing:
- the LOC117918770 gene encoding cathepsin B-like protease 3; translation: MAMNQLCLATILLLLGAISTFHPEVVALKSVSQLKFNTKILQESMVELINANPKAGWKAAMNPRFSNYSVGQFMHLLGVKPTLQKDLEGIPVITHPKTLKLPKHFDARTAWPQCSTIGKILDQGHCGSCWAFGAVESLSDRFCIHFGMNISLSVNDLLACCGFLCGSGCDGGYPLYAWRYFIHHGVVTEECDPYFDATGCSHPGCEPGYPTPKCVRKCTDENQLWRKAKRYGQSAYRISSDPYHIMAEVYKNGPVEVAFTVYEDFAHYESGVYRYTTGDVMGGHAVKLIGWGTTDDGEDYWILANQWNRNWGHDGYFMIRRGVNECGIEEGVVAGLPSSKNLMIGDFESVDADRHVSI